A window of Castanea sativa cultivar Marrone di Chiusa Pesio chromosome 1, ASM4071231v1 contains these coding sequences:
- the LOC142624474 gene encoding uncharacterized protein LOC142624474 encodes MIEDFKEANGLKFNHMMDKKDHWEPPPVGFYTINVDGAIPLANGHSGIEVIVRDSDNRFVAAMSLPFQGRYSIEETEAIVVEQGCVLAKKLGLERVIIESDSLLTVQAVEANDVRGAVGHIVKGIVQSLYSFQESKIGHINRTSNKIAYELARHARRIRETVMWRMEIPDFLSEIARFEGAN; translated from the coding sequence ATGATTGAAGACTTCAAAGAAGCAAATGGTTTGAAATTTAATCATATGATGGATAAGAAGGATCATTGGGAACCTCCTCCTGTAGGCTTCTACACCATTAATGTGGATGGTGCTATCCCTTTGGCCAATGGACATTCAGGGATTGAAGTTATAGTTCGAGATAGTGACAACAGATTTGTAGCAGCCATGTCTTTGCCCTTCCAAGGAAGATATTCTATCGAAGAAACTGAGGCAATTGTAGTGGAGCAGGGATGTGTGCTAGCAAAAAAGCTTGGCTTAGAGAGAGTTATCATAGAGAGCGACTCTCTCCTAACTGTCCAAGCTGTTGAAGCTAATGATGTTAGAGGAGCTGTTGGCCACATTGTGAAGGGCATTGTGCAAAGTTTATACAGTTTTCAGGAGTCAAAAATCGGACACATTAATAGGACTAGCAACAAAATAGCCTATGAACTAGCTCGGCATGCTAGAAGAATCAGAGAAACTGTCATGTGGAGAATGGAGATCCCAGATTTTTTGTCTGAGATAGCTAGATTTGAGGGAGCTAATTAG